One stretch of Burkholderia sp. NRF60-BP8 DNA includes these proteins:
- a CDS encoding 3-hydroxyacyl-CoA dehydrogenase — protein MNIKDRVFLITGAGSGLGAAVARMVVAQGGKAVLLDVNEEAGASLANELGAAARFVRTDVTSEADGQAAVAAARDAFGRVDVLVNCAGVAPGEKVVGRDGPHSLDRFARAVSINLVGTFNMVRLAAEAMSKQDADAEGERGVIVNTASVAAFDGQIGQAAYAASKSGVVGMTLPIARELARFGIRVVTVAPGIFATPMMAGMPQDVQDALGKSVPFPPRLGRPEEFAALVRHIVENTMLNGEVIRLDGALRMAPR, from the coding sequence ATGAATATCAAGGATCGCGTTTTTCTGATTACGGGCGCAGGTTCCGGCCTCGGCGCCGCGGTGGCGCGCATGGTCGTCGCGCAAGGCGGCAAGGCCGTGCTGCTGGATGTCAACGAAGAAGCGGGCGCGAGCCTCGCGAACGAACTCGGCGCGGCCGCGCGGTTCGTGAGGACCGACGTGACGAGCGAAGCCGACGGTCAGGCGGCCGTCGCCGCCGCGCGCGACGCGTTCGGCCGTGTCGACGTGCTCGTCAATTGCGCGGGCGTCGCACCGGGCGAGAAGGTCGTGGGCCGCGACGGCCCGCATTCGCTCGACCGCTTCGCGCGCGCGGTGTCGATCAACCTGGTCGGCACGTTCAACATGGTTCGGCTAGCCGCCGAAGCGATGTCGAAGCAGGACGCCGACGCGGAAGGCGAGCGCGGCGTGATCGTCAATACGGCGTCGGTCGCGGCGTTCGACGGGCAGATCGGACAGGCCGCGTATGCGGCGTCGAAGAGCGGCGTGGTGGGCATGACGCTGCCGATCGCACGCGAGCTCGCGCGCTTCGGCATTCGCGTCGTGACGGTCGCGCCCGGCATCTTCGCGACGCCGATGATGGCCGGCATGCCGCAGGACGTGCAGGACGCGCTCGGCAAGAGCGTGCCGTTCCCGCCGCGGCTCGGCCGCCCGGAAGAATTTGCGGCGCTGGTGCGCCACATCGTCGAGAACACGATGCTGAACGGCGAAGTCATCCGTCTCGATGGCGCGTTGCGCATGGCACCGCGCTGA
- a CDS encoding AraC family transcriptional regulator, with the protein MGPQMISPDFVDDALACLRRHGLPTAPVLRTAGLPAAVHAPVTPQQYGRLWLAIAGALDDEFFGLAARPMRRGSFTLLCHAVLHAGTLDKALRRALQFLRVVLDEPHGELVVADGQAQIVLAQSGAPYPAFAYRTFWLILLGVACWLIGRRIPLQRIDFACPSPGQRSDYHQFFGVPVHFERPDSRLAFNAAYLALPTIRSEQALKTFLRGAPGNLLVRYRHDTGWVAKTRAHLKARPAAEWPDFDTLAVYLDTTPATLRRRLRSEGQSFAAIKDELRGALAQSLLRGHALSVAEIAAELGFTEPSAFHRAFRKWTGTSPGAYRRDVHAAEAES; encoded by the coding sequence ATGGGGCCGCAGATGATTTCGCCGGATTTCGTCGACGATGCGCTCGCGTGCCTGCGCCGGCATGGTCTGCCGACCGCGCCCGTGCTGCGCACCGCCGGGCTGCCGGCGGCCGTGCACGCGCCCGTCACGCCGCAACAGTACGGCCGGCTATGGCTTGCGATCGCCGGCGCGCTCGACGACGAATTCTTCGGGCTCGCCGCGCGCCCGATGCGGCGCGGCAGCTTTACGCTGCTGTGCCATGCGGTGCTACATGCCGGCACGCTCGACAAGGCGCTGCGGCGCGCGTTGCAGTTCCTGCGGGTCGTGCTCGACGAGCCGCACGGCGAACTTGTCGTGGCTGACGGGCAGGCGCAGATCGTGCTGGCGCAATCGGGCGCGCCGTACCCGGCGTTCGCGTACCGGACGTTCTGGCTGATCCTGCTCGGCGTCGCGTGCTGGCTGATCGGCCGGCGCATCCCGCTGCAGCGCATCGATTTCGCGTGCCCGAGCCCCGGCCAGCGCAGCGACTATCACCAGTTCTTCGGCGTCCCCGTGCATTTCGAGCGGCCCGACAGCCGGCTCGCGTTCAATGCCGCATACCTCGCGCTGCCGACGATCCGTTCGGAGCAGGCGCTGAAGACCTTCCTGCGCGGCGCGCCCGGCAATCTGCTCGTGCGCTACCGGCACGACACGGGCTGGGTCGCGAAGACGCGCGCGCACCTGAAGGCGCGGCCGGCCGCCGAGTGGCCCGACTTCGACACGCTGGCCGTGTACCTCGACACGACGCCGGCGACGCTGCGACGGCGTTTGCGCAGCGAAGGGCAAAGCTTCGCGGCGATCAAGGACGAGTTGCGCGGCGCGCTCGCGCAGTCGCTGCTGCGCGGGCACGCGCTGAGCGTCGCGGAGATCGCGGCCGAGCTCGGCTTCACCGAGCCGAGCGCGTTTCATCGCGCGTTCCGGAAATGGACCGGCACGAGCCCCGGCGCCTATCGGCGCGACGTGCATGCGGCGGAAGCGGAGTCGTGA
- a CDS encoding acetyl-CoA C-acetyltransferase: MTTQDPIVIVGAARTPMGGFQGDLAAASASDLGAVAIRAALERANVPAERIDEIVFGCVLPAGQGQAPARQAALKAGLPLAAGATTVNKMCGSGMKAAMFAHDLLLAGSAGVAVAGGMESMTNAPYLLPKARAGMRMGHGQVLDHMFLDGLEDAYEKGRLMGTFAEDCAQAYQFTRDAQDAFAIASLTRAQRAIAEGHFASEIAPVTVKAGKTESIVSIDEQPGKAKLDKIPTLKPAFRDGGTVTAANASSISDGAAALVMMRRSEAERLGLTPKAVIVGHSTYADKPGLFATAPIGALRKLSEKTGWNLRDVDLFEINEAFAVVPMAAMRDLDLPHEKVNVHGGACALGHPIGASGARVMVTLLAALETYGLTRGIASLCIGGGEATAVAIERIA; encoded by the coding sequence ATGACGACTCAGGATCCGATCGTAATCGTGGGCGCGGCGCGCACGCCGATGGGTGGTTTTCAGGGCGACCTGGCGGCAGCCAGCGCGAGCGACCTCGGCGCGGTGGCGATTCGTGCCGCGCTCGAGCGCGCGAACGTGCCGGCCGAACGCATCGACGAAATCGTGTTCGGCTGCGTGTTGCCGGCCGGGCAGGGGCAGGCGCCCGCGCGACAGGCCGCGCTGAAGGCCGGCCTGCCGCTCGCGGCGGGCGCGACCACGGTCAACAAGATGTGCGGTTCGGGGATGAAGGCGGCGATGTTCGCGCACGACCTGCTGCTGGCGGGGTCGGCGGGCGTCGCCGTCGCGGGCGGGATGGAGAGCATGACGAATGCGCCGTACCTGCTGCCGAAGGCGCGCGCGGGCATGCGCATGGGGCATGGGCAGGTGCTCGACCACATGTTCCTCGACGGGCTCGAGGACGCCTATGAAAAGGGCCGCCTGATGGGCACGTTCGCCGAGGATTGCGCGCAGGCCTACCAGTTCACGCGCGACGCGCAGGACGCGTTTGCGATTGCATCGCTCACGCGGGCGCAGCGCGCGATCGCCGAAGGGCATTTCGCGTCGGAAATCGCGCCGGTGACCGTGAAGGCCGGCAAGACGGAAAGCATCGTGTCGATCGACGAGCAGCCGGGCAAGGCGAAACTCGACAAGATTCCGACGCTGAAGCCGGCGTTTCGCGACGGCGGCACGGTGACGGCCGCGAACGCGTCGTCGATCTCGGACGGCGCGGCCGCGCTCGTGATGATGCGCCGCTCGGAAGCCGAGCGCCTCGGCCTTACGCCGAAGGCCGTGATCGTCGGGCATTCGACTTATGCGGACAAGCCCGGCCTGTTCGCGACCGCGCCGATCGGCGCGCTGCGCAAGCTGTCGGAGAAAACCGGCTGGAACCTGCGCGACGTCGACCTGTTCGAGATCAACGAAGCGTTCGCGGTGGTGCCGATGGCCGCGATGCGCGATCTCGACCTGCCGCACGAGAAGGTCAACGTACACGGCGGCGCGTGCGCGCTCGGGCATCCGATCGGTGCATCGGGTGCGCGCGTGATGGTGACGCTGCTGGCCGCGCTCGAAACGTACGGCCTGACGCGCGGTATCGCATCGCTGTGCATCGGCGGCGGCGAAGCGACGGCCGTCGCGATCGAGCGCATCGCGTAA
- a CDS encoding NAD(P)-dependent oxidoreductase, producing the protein MTTKPTGDIAAHRLSSTQLSCEFADIAPLLDPTAAAAAASRCHYCYDAPCVHACPTQIDIPSFIRKIGNGNLKGAAMDILSANPLGGMCARVCPTEILCEGACVRNHQDAQPVAIGALQRHATDWAMQTGAVQFRRAPETGRQVAVVGAGPAGLACAHRLALAGHRVTLFDARPKAGGLNEYGIAAYKTVDDFAQREVEWLLSVGGITLETGVALGRDVTLDALREQHDAVFLAMGLGGVRALAIDGEQLGGVMNAVDFIEQVRQADELANVPVGRRVVVIGGGNTAIDAAVQSRKLGAERVTMVYRRGVDAMSATWAEREFAQKSGVALVTHAKPVRMAGANGQVTGVEFEAASGERFTVDADMVLKAIGQTLVPDGIAAMLLTADGARIAVDADRRTALPDVWAGGDCAATDGVDLTVQAVQDGKRAAASIDATLAARAAKAA; encoded by the coding sequence ATGACCACCAAGCCAACCGGCGATATCGCCGCGCATCGCCTGTCGTCCACGCAACTCTCGTGCGAGTTCGCCGATATCGCGCCGCTGCTCGATCCGACTGCCGCGGCGGCCGCCGCGAGCCGCTGCCATTACTGTTACGACGCGCCGTGCGTGCACGCGTGCCCGACGCAGATCGACATCCCGAGCTTCATCCGCAAGATCGGCAACGGCAACCTGAAAGGCGCGGCGATGGACATCCTGTCCGCGAATCCACTCGGCGGGATGTGCGCACGCGTGTGCCCGACGGAGATCCTGTGCGAAGGTGCATGCGTGCGCAACCATCAGGATGCGCAGCCGGTTGCGATCGGCGCGCTGCAGCGGCATGCGACCGACTGGGCGATGCAGACGGGCGCGGTGCAGTTCCGGCGCGCGCCCGAGACGGGCCGCCAGGTGGCGGTGGTCGGCGCGGGGCCGGCCGGGCTCGCGTGCGCGCACCGGCTCGCACTCGCCGGGCACCGCGTCACGCTGTTCGACGCGCGCCCGAAGGCCGGGGGCCTCAACGAATACGGAATCGCCGCATACAAGACCGTGGACGATTTCGCGCAGCGCGAGGTCGAGTGGCTGCTGTCGGTGGGCGGCATCACGCTGGAGACGGGCGTGGCGCTCGGACGCGACGTGACGCTCGACGCGCTGCGCGAGCAGCACGACGCGGTATTCCTCGCGATGGGGCTCGGCGGCGTGCGTGCGCTCGCGATCGACGGCGAGCAACTGGGCGGCGTGATGAATGCGGTCGATTTCATCGAGCAGGTGCGGCAGGCCGACGAGCTCGCGAACGTGCCGGTCGGGCGGCGCGTGGTCGTGATCGGCGGCGGCAATACGGCGATCGATGCGGCGGTGCAGAGCCGCAAGCTCGGCGCCGAGCGCGTGACGATGGTGTACCGGCGCGGCGTGGACGCGATGAGCGCGACGTGGGCCGAGCGCGAGTTCGCGCAGAAGAGCGGCGTCGCGCTCGTCACGCACGCGAAGCCGGTGCGCATGGCGGGCGCGAACGGGCAGGTGACGGGCGTCGAATTCGAGGCCGCATCGGGCGAGCGCTTCACCGTCGACGCGGACATGGTGCTGAAGGCGATCGGCCAGACGCTCGTGCCGGACGGTATCGCGGCCATGTTGCTGACCGCGGACGGCGCGCGTATCGCGGTGGATGCGGACAGGCGCACGGCGCTGCCGGACGTATGGGCCGGCGGCGACTGCGCGGCGACCGACGGCGTCGACCTCACGGTACAGGCCGTGCAGGACGGCAAGCGCGCGGCTGCGTCGATCGACGCGACGCTCGCCGCGCGCGCCGCGAAGGCGGCCTGA
- a CDS encoding acyl-CoA synthetase: MPEGATARPVPAYADAVARFSIETAAAQLNGDLERGLNACVECCDRHAKADAIALDWIDAAGQRRRFTFAQMQALSARVANLLVAQGVKPGDVVAGLLPRTPELVATILGTWRAGAVYQPLFTAFGPKAIEHRLRMSGARLVVTNVANRAKLDEIADCPPVATVREASDTLPDGDIDFRAALEVQSDWFEPVLRKGADLFMMMSTSGTTGLPKGVPVPLYALLAFGAYMREAVDLRNTDRFWNIADPGWAYGLYYAITGPLLLGHATTLYEGGFTVDSTYDVIERLGITSLAGSPTAYRMLMAAGNEAAARLKGQLRVVSSAGEPLNPEVVRWFHAALGAPIHDHYGQTELGMVVNNHHGLTHVVHVGSAGLALPGYRVAVLDEAGRELGPGEPGTLAIDIARSPLLWFSGYWQQDTPAIAGGYYRTGDNVELEPDGTVSFIGRSDDVITSSGYRIGPFDVESALIEHPAVSEAAVIGVPDPERTEIVKAFVVLSKGFDGTPELAEELSLHVKRRLSAHAYPRAIDFVDALPKTPSGKIQRFVLRKMEAEKAAQP; the protein is encoded by the coding sequence ATGCCCGAAGGAGCTACCGCCCGGCCGGTGCCGGCCTATGCCGACGCCGTGGCCCGGTTCAGTATCGAGACCGCCGCCGCGCAACTGAACGGCGATCTGGAGCGCGGCCTGAACGCGTGTGTCGAATGCTGCGACCGCCACGCGAAGGCGGACGCGATCGCGCTCGACTGGATCGACGCCGCCGGGCAGCGCCGCCGCTTCACGTTCGCGCAGATGCAGGCGTTGTCGGCCCGGGTCGCTAACCTGCTGGTCGCACAGGGCGTGAAGCCCGGCGACGTGGTGGCCGGCCTGCTGCCGCGCACACCGGAGCTCGTCGCGACGATCCTCGGCACGTGGCGCGCGGGCGCCGTGTACCAGCCCTTGTTCACGGCGTTCGGCCCGAAGGCGATCGAGCATCGGCTGCGCATGAGCGGTGCGCGGCTCGTCGTAACCAATGTCGCGAATCGCGCGAAGCTCGACGAAATCGCCGATTGCCCGCCGGTCGCGACGGTGCGCGAAGCGAGCGACACGCTGCCGGACGGCGACATCGATTTCCGGGCGGCGCTCGAGGTGCAGTCCGACTGGTTCGAGCCCGTGCTGCGCAAGGGGGCCGACCTGTTCATGATGATGTCGACGTCGGGCACGACGGGTCTGCCAAAGGGCGTGCCGGTGCCGCTGTATGCGTTGCTCGCGTTCGGCGCGTACATGCGCGAAGCGGTGGATCTGCGCAACACCGACCGGTTCTGGAATATCGCCGACCCGGGCTGGGCGTACGGGCTTTATTACGCGATCACGGGCCCGTTGCTGCTCGGTCATGCAACGACGCTCTACGAGGGCGGCTTCACGGTCGACAGCACGTACGACGTGATCGAACGGCTCGGCATCACGAGCCTCGCGGGTTCGCCGACCGCGTACCGGATGCTGATGGCGGCCGGCAACGAAGCGGCCGCGCGGCTGAAAGGCCAGCTGCGCGTGGTCAGCAGTGCCGGCGAACCGCTGAATCCGGAAGTCGTGCGCTGGTTCCACGCGGCGCTCGGTGCGCCGATCCACGATCACTACGGCCAGACCGAGCTCGGCATGGTCGTGAACAACCATCACGGCCTCACGCATGTCGTGCACGTCGGTTCGGCCGGCCTCGCGCTGCCCGGCTACCGTGTTGCGGTGCTCGACGAAGCCGGCCGCGAACTCGGCCCCGGCGAGCCCGGCACCCTCGCGATCGACATCGCGCGCTCGCCGCTGCTGTGGTTCTCCGGCTACTGGCAGCAGGACACGCCGGCGATCGCGGGCGGCTACTACCGGACCGGCGACAACGTCGAGCTGGAGCCGGACGGCACCGTGAGCTTCATCGGCCGCTCGGACGACGTGATCACGTCGTCGGGCTACCGGATCGGTCCGTTCGACGTGGAAAGCGCGCTGATCGAGCATCCGGCCGTCAGCGAGGCCGCCGTGATCGGCGTGCCCGACCCCGAGCGCACTGAAATCGTGAAGGCGTTCGTCGTCCTGTCGAAAGGGTTCGACGGCACGCCGGAACTGGCCGAGGAATTGAGTCTGCACGTGAAGCGGCGGCTGTCCGCTCACGCTTATCCGCGCGCGATCGACTTCGTCGACGCGCTGCCGAAAACCCCGAGCGGCAAGATCCAGCGCTTCGTGTTGCGCAAGATGGAAGCCGAGAAGGCCGCTCAACCCTGA
- the preA gene encoding NAD-dependent dihydropyrimidine dehydrogenase subunit PreA, with amino-acid sequence MADLRCTLAGITSPNPFWLASAPPTDKAYNVNRAFEAGWGGVVWKTLGLDPHVVNVSSRYGAVQWNGQRIAGLNNIELITDRPLDVNLREIAQVKRDWPDRALIVSLMVPCNERDWKWILPLVEDTGADAVELNFGCPHGMSERGMGAAVGQVPEYVEMVTRWVKEGTKLPCLVKLTPNISDIRMGSRAAYKGGADGVSLINTINSIVAVDLDQMAPVPTVDGKGTHGGYCGPAVKPIALNMVAEIARDPETPNLPISGIGGISSWRDAAEFMVLGAGSVQVCTAAMHYGFRIVSDLVDGLSNWMDEKGYATLDDIRGRAVPNVTDWKYLNLKYDIKARIDQDRCIQCGLCHIACEDTSHQAITATKDGVRHFEVVDSECVGCNLCMHVCPVEQCITMERVDSGDYANWTTHPNNPASADAGASGGPAAAPEKHAKAA; translated from the coding sequence ATGGCCGATCTTCGCTGCACCCTCGCAGGCATCACTTCGCCGAACCCCTTCTGGCTGGCGTCCGCGCCGCCGACCGACAAGGCCTACAACGTCAATCGCGCGTTCGAGGCCGGCTGGGGCGGCGTCGTCTGGAAGACGCTCGGGCTCGATCCGCACGTCGTCAACGTCAGTTCGCGCTATGGCGCGGTGCAGTGGAACGGCCAGCGCATCGCGGGGCTGAACAATATCGAGCTGATCACCGACCGTCCGCTCGACGTGAACCTGAGAGAAATCGCGCAGGTGAAGCGCGACTGGCCGGACCGCGCGCTGATCGTGTCGCTGATGGTGCCGTGCAACGAGCGCGACTGGAAATGGATCCTGCCGCTCGTCGAGGATACCGGCGCCGATGCAGTCGAGCTGAACTTCGGCTGCCCGCACGGGATGAGCGAGCGCGGGATGGGCGCGGCGGTCGGGCAGGTGCCCGAATACGTCGAGATGGTCACGCGCTGGGTGAAGGAAGGCACGAAGCTGCCATGCCTCGTGAAACTCACGCCGAACATCAGCGACATCCGGATGGGATCGCGCGCCGCGTACAAGGGCGGCGCGGACGGGGTGTCGCTGATCAACACGATCAACTCGATCGTCGCGGTCGATCTCGACCAGATGGCGCCGGTGCCGACCGTCGACGGCAAGGGCACGCACGGCGGCTATTGCGGCCCGGCGGTCAAGCCGATCGCGCTGAACATGGTCGCGGAGATCGCACGCGATCCGGAAACGCCGAACCTGCCGATCTCGGGCATCGGCGGCATCTCGTCATGGCGCGACGCGGCCGAGTTCATGGTGCTCGGCGCCGGCAGCGTGCAGGTGTGCACCGCCGCGATGCATTACGGCTTCCGGATCGTGTCGGATCTCGTCGACGGGCTGTCGAACTGGATGGACGAGAAGGGCTACGCGACGCTCGACGACATCCGCGGCCGCGCGGTGCCGAACGTGACCGACTGGAAATACCTGAACCTGAAGTACGACATCAAGGCGCGCATCGACCAGGACCGCTGCATCCAGTGCGGGCTGTGCCATATCGCATGCGAGGACACGTCGCACCAGGCGATCACGGCGACGAAGGACGGCGTGCGGCATTTCGAAGTGGTCGATTCGGAGTGCGTCGGGTGCAATCTTTGCATGCATGTGTGTCCGGTCGAGCAATGCATCACGATGGAGCGCGTCGATTCGGGCGACTACGCGAACTGGACCACGCATCCGAACAATCCGGCGAGCGCGGATGCCGGTGCGAGCGGCGGCCCGGCGGCCGCGCCCGAGAAGCACGCGAAGGCGGCCTGA
- a CDS encoding nuclear transport factor 2 family protein: MDAIRAVIEPSETALRAAMLANDVDVLDTLLDDDLVFTVPTGQVISKEDDLAAHRAKLLRLDTLDVHEMRACAIDGMILTTTRATLIGRFDGTAFAGTFAYTRLWRRSGANWRVIAGHASQVM; this comes from the coding sequence ATGGATGCAATCCGTGCCGTCATCGAACCCAGCGAAACTGCGCTGCGCGCCGCGATGCTGGCCAACGACGTCGATGTGCTCGACACGCTGCTGGACGACGATCTGGTGTTTACAGTCCCGACCGGTCAGGTCATCTCGAAAGAGGACGACCTGGCCGCGCATCGCGCGAAGCTTCTGCGTCTCGACACACTCGACGTCCACGAGATGCGCGCATGCGCGATCGACGGGATGATTCTGACCACGACGCGAGCGACCCTCATCGGTCGTTTCGATGGCACGGCATTCGCCGGCACGTTTGCCTATACGCGCCTGTGGCGTCGATCGGGCGCCAACTGGCGCGTCATCGCCGGGCATGCATCGCAGGTCATGTAG
- a CDS encoding TetR/AcrR family transcriptional regulator, with amino-acid sequence MRHDEATIAATDRDETPAPLRRRKAHIRESNEAHLLACAEAVFAERGLAGASTSMIAERAGLPKANVHYYFPTKLALYRRVLDDLFEDWHRAAGSFEAGDDPVEAIGGYVRAKMALSQRRPLGSKVWANEIIHGAEHMQDILSQRVKPWFDTRIKVIEGWIARGLLAPIDPHALMYLIWATTQHYADFDAQIRALSGKRAFTKKAFDEKTEQVVQLVIRACGAVSPNVKS; translated from the coding sequence ATGAGACATGACGAGGCGACAATCGCAGCCACCGACCGGGACGAAACGCCGGCGCCTTTGCGGCGACGCAAGGCGCACATTCGCGAGTCCAACGAAGCGCATCTGCTCGCGTGCGCGGAAGCCGTATTCGCGGAACGCGGGCTCGCCGGCGCCAGCACCTCGATGATCGCGGAGCGCGCCGGCCTGCCGAAGGCGAACGTGCACTACTACTTCCCGACCAAGCTCGCGCTGTACCGCCGCGTGCTCGACGACCTGTTCGAGGACTGGCATCGCGCGGCCGGCTCGTTCGAGGCCGGCGACGATCCGGTGGAGGCGATCGGCGGCTACGTGCGCGCGAAGATGGCGCTGTCGCAGCGGCGCCCGCTCGGCTCGAAGGTCTGGGCCAACGAGATCATCCACGGCGCGGAGCACATGCAGGACATCCTGTCGCAACGCGTGAAGCCGTGGTTCGACACGCGCATCAAGGTGATCGAAGGCTGGATCGCGCGCGGCCTGCTCGCGCCGATCGACCCGCATGCGCTGATGTACCTGATCTGGGCAACCACGCAGCACTACGCGGATTTCGATGCGCAGATTCGCGCGCTGAGCGGCAAGCGCGCGTTCACGAAGAAGGCGTTCGACGAAAAGACCGAGCAGGTCGTGCAGCTCGTGATTCGCGCGTGCGGCGCGGTGTCGCCGAATGTGAAGTCGTAA
- a CDS encoding Zn-dependent hydrolase, with protein MNAVSETVKRAAFDTSIKVDGKRLWESLMEIAKIGATPKGGVCRLALTDLDKAGRDLIVGWAKAAGCTVTVDTMGNVFMRRAGRVADAAPVVTGSHADSQPTGGRFDGIYGVLGGLEVIRSLNDHGIETEHPVEVVIWTNEEGSRFAPAMVASGVFAGVFPLEYGLSRKDVDGKTIGEELARIGYAGDVPCGGRKLHAAFELHIEQGPILEAECKTIGVVTDAQGQRWYEITFTGQEAHAGPTPMPRRRDALLGASRVVDLVNRIGLDHAPFGCATVGMMQVHPNSRNVIPGRVFFTVDFRHPDDAVLAKMDAALRDGVARIAADIGLDTELEQIFYYKPVAFDPACVAAVRDAAERFGYSHRDIVSGAGHDACYLAQVAPTSMVFVPCVDGISHNEIEDATPAWIEAGANVLLHAMLSRACEPAS; from the coding sequence ATGAACGCAGTATCGGAAACAGTGAAGCGGGCAGCTTTCGACACGTCGATCAAGGTCGACGGCAAGCGGTTGTGGGAGAGCCTGATGGAGATCGCGAAAATCGGCGCGACACCGAAAGGCGGCGTGTGCCGACTCGCGCTGACCGATCTCGACAAGGCCGGCCGCGACCTGATCGTCGGCTGGGCGAAGGCCGCCGGCTGCACGGTGACGGTCGATACGATGGGCAACGTGTTCATGCGCCGCGCGGGCCGCGTGGCCGACGCGGCGCCGGTCGTCACGGGCTCGCACGCGGATTCGCAGCCGACCGGCGGGCGTTTCGACGGCATCTACGGCGTGCTCGGCGGCCTCGAGGTGATTCGCAGTCTCAACGATCACGGCATCGAGACCGAGCATCCGGTCGAGGTCGTGATCTGGACCAACGAGGAGGGCTCGCGCTTCGCGCCCGCGATGGTCGCGTCGGGCGTGTTCGCGGGCGTGTTCCCGCTCGAATACGGGCTGTCTCGCAAGGACGTCGACGGCAAGACGATCGGCGAGGAACTGGCGCGCATCGGCTACGCGGGCGACGTGCCGTGCGGCGGGCGCAAGCTGCATGCGGCATTCGAACTGCATATCGAGCAGGGGCCGATTCTCGAAGCGGAATGCAAGACGATCGGCGTCGTGACCGACGCGCAGGGGCAGCGGTGGTACGAGATCACGTTCACCGGCCAGGAAGCGCACGCGGGACCGACGCCGATGCCGCGCCGCCGCGACGCGTTGCTCGGCGCGTCGCGCGTGGTCGATCTCGTCAACCGGATCGGCCTCGATCACGCGCCGTTCGGTTGCGCGACGGTCGGCATGATGCAGGTCCACCCGAACTCGCGCAACGTGATTCCCGGCCGCGTGTTCTTCACCGTCGATTTCCGTCATCCGGACGATGCCGTGCTCGCGAAGATGGATGCGGCGCTGCGCGACGGCGTCGCGCGCATCGCGGCCGACATCGGGCTCGACACCGAACTCGAGCAGATTTTCTATTACAAGCCGGTCGCGTTCGATCCGGCATGCGTGGCGGCCGTGCGCGACGCGGCCGAACGCTTCGGCTACTCGCATCGCGACATCGTGTCGGGCGCGGGCCACGACGCGTGCTATCTGGCGCAGGTCGCGCCGACGTCGATGGTGTTCGTGCCCTGCGTCGACGGCATCAGCCACAACGAGATCGAGGACGCGACGCCCGCATGGATCGAGGCCGGCGCGAACGTGTTGCTGCACGCGATGCTGTCGCGCGCATGCGAGCCGGCTTCATGA